In one Fusarium falciforme chromosome 5, complete sequence genomic region, the following are encoded:
- a CDS encoding Phospholipase D, with amino-acid sequence MTQHKRDESVSPMDATPRSASPSNPEFTLTPPPPPKQASNNLLPPVDLKVARPPETQPPPIETKGALFEPPHASYSAPTSAIPRSTPASTKSLKDHGINDRDFGLAPEGEGQDTSQAPSRRSVQFTRPEGVESPPTHTRNNSWEEPDTPGKSKGVSLMSKLKALTSTGGLQTSKSSTLPSASSEQGMQSMASSPTGSRPPRGIPGTLTEEDTDADADGEDTADEGNTEGTKSKKKKRRMRRMKRTNGSTPGTPKRFAHDTNDLDSFDRMVRRRASMPDASAPEYGVSEGEGRDRLGRGYRRGNSWMTPAMRPPGEEADEVESPGAVGRRMGHLRRITVFGGGGVSDGDAITPRRPFFTSERASTFGAQKWKQVKNTLKLLRQKKEDRFDYFKSAELMAELRAGAPAVLMLASMIQRDEHGNKRIPVLLEQLKLRITDSCPMEDDDKDRHWMFTIELEYGSGPSRMSWTVTRTLRDIYNLHLRYKFAINNDKYMPGRLDLGGRPKQPKFPYSAFPYLRGSRKKGEESDDEEQGSGRGEETQGEGTATEAAGDGVFSDPEMLGAQRRRSRTFLGMGPRRRSTGITDPGEMSSAEGAGMDVATRRQRYVEKQRRILEKYLSEMIRWLMFRADSNRLCRFLELSALGVRLAAEGSYHGKECYLHIQSSKGLDFRRVLTPAKVIARHSRKWFLVRQSYIVCVESPENMNIYDVYLVDSKFSIASKKNKMKSIGSSQKKDEMDLTVEALPEKHHTLTLRTSERKVRFFSRNQSVMKQFEDSINEMLKQTPWFQEKRFDSFSPVRTNVFAQWLVDGRDYMWNVSRAINMARDVIYIHDWWLSPELYMRRPAAISQKWRLDRLLQKKAREGVKVFVIVYRNVEAAIPIDSEYTKFSLLNLHPNIFVQRSPNQFKKNQFFFAHHEKICIVDHDVAFVGGIDLCFGRWDCPQHPIVDDKPTGFEVSEIPKDAEHCQLFPGKDYSNPRVQDFFRLNEPYEEMYDRSKVPRMPWHDVAMQVVGQPARDLTRHFVQRWNYLRRGRKPTRPLPFLLPPPDAKMDELEALGLTGTCEVQILRSASTWSLGIEQTEHSIQNAYIKMIEDSDHFVYMENQFFITSTEAYNTRIVNRIGDALVERIIRAHENDEDWRCAIVIPLMPGFQNTVDEQEGTSVRLILMCQFASICRGEQSIFGRLRAAGIDPEDYIGFYSLRQWGIMSNDVLVTEQLYIHAKTIIVDDRVALIGSANINERSMLGSRDSECAAIVRDTDMIMSTMAGKPYQVGRFAHTLRLRLMREHLGLDVDEILEEERREELDRQDFEKEMEDIYNEDVASPESSTSNSKRPEPLQIPSFNHDLDVTTAREIDTSSTSDNQEATPDIAQAEGKRKHELDVTGYGPDRWKSAEKTGLDAGRDSVIVNGREVLVNNVSNEGKGTLESPREAHQHPPLADNRYLEPGHANNDGLPPVPALNRRTTDQLGLPRPAQLPSLPISDDTDIGGPALHVDPESGKLTNGAFHPMAADIHPAHIDKDCMKDPVNPNFFDEIWNRAAQNNTKLYRRVFRCMPDSEVSTWAEYREYMAYGERFRSSMEGRSRSRGEDSEFPPSSRHRGSTSAGAGVGAPGPEVLAKAAQTEAEKAAGKLTEKLPFSGHHDDDRIKIVIPDDGPRAMDEKQALHDGEGGSSRPNTGLDSESAVDTQRPIEAPSPVYSVGDVPFPAFESNNGRFLEPQTSTKNRERRTTFSTLEKPSSRETNAPPPGQFGSVKRRRRATTKNSRRGGFTVDDMPSRTEAEELLNMVQGNIVQFPYDWLLTEEQNGNWGYQVDGVAPLAIYN; translated from the exons ATGACACAGCATAAACGGGACGAGTCCGTCTCGCCCATGGATGCCACTCCTCGTTCCGCCTCGCCCTCCAATCCCGAGTTCACACTCAcccctccgcctcctcctaAACAAGCTTCCAACAATCTCCTTCCTCCCGTTGACCTCAAGGTCGCTCGTCCTCCAGAAACTCAACCTCCGCCTATCGAGACCAAAGGCGCTCTATTTGAGCCCCCGCACGCTTCCTACTCAGCGCCCACGTCGGCTATACCAAGATCTACCCCAGCCTCGACCAAGTCGCTCAAGGACCATGGAATCAACGACCGAGACTTTGGACTTGCACCTGAGGGAGAGGGCCAGGATACCAGCCAGGCACCCTCAAGACGCAGTGTACAGTTCACCCGGCCTGAGGGTGTAGAGTCTCCTCCAACACATACTCGAAACAATTCATGGGAGGAGCCTGATACTCCTGGAAAGTCCAAGGGTGTCTCTTTGAtgtccaagctcaaggctctcACTAGCACGGGTGGTTTACAGACATCAAAGTCCTCGACCCTGCCCTCTGCGTCTTCCGAGCAGGGCATGCAATCCATGGCGAGCTCTCCTACTGGTTCACGGCCGCCCCGTGGTATCCCTGGCACATTGACAGAGGAGGATACTGATGCCGACGCCGACGGTGAGGACACGGCCGACGAGGGCAACACCGAGGGTACCAagtcaaagaagaagaagagaagaatgcGTCGCATGAAGAGGACAAATGGTTCAACACCCGGAACGCCAAAGCGATTCGCTCACGACACAAACGACCTCGACTCCTTTGATCGCATGGTTAGGCGCCGTGCGAGCATGCCCGACGCATCTGCTCCCGAATACGGAGTGTCTGAAGGTGAAGGTCGAGATCGTCTAGGAAGGGGATATCGCAGAGGGAACTCGTGGATGACACCTGCTATGCGACCCCCTGGCGAGGAGGCCGATGAGGTGGAAAGCCCTGGTGCTGTTGGACGACGGATGGGCCACCTTCGCCGAATCACTGTATTTGGCGGAGGAGGTGTGTCGGACGGCGATGCTATTACTCCTCGACGGCCATTCTTCACATCTGAAAGAGCTTCCACCTTTGGTGCTCAGAAATGGAAACAAGTGAAGAACActctcaagctcctccgacagaagaaggaagatAGATTCGACTACTTCAAATCAGCGGAGCTGATGGCTGAATTGAGAGCTGGAGCCCCGGCTGTTCTCATGCTCGCCAGTATGATTCAGAGAGATGAGCACGGTAACAAGAGGATCCCCGTTCTCCTGGAGCAGCTCAAGCTTCGCATCACTGACAGCTGCCCcatggaggatgacgacaagGATAGACACTGGATGTTCACGATAGAGTTGGAATATGGAAGTGGCCCGAGCAGGATGAGCTGGACCGTCACAAGGACCCTCCGAGACATCTATAACTTGCATCTGCGATACAAGTTCGCTATCAACAACGACAAGTACATGCCTGGACGTCTAGACCTGGGTGGCCGTCCGAAACAGCCCAAGTTCCCTTACTCTGCTTTCCCTTATCTTCGTGGTTCCCGTAAGAAGGGCGAGGaaagcgacgacgaggaacagGGCAGCGGCCGGGGCGAGGAGACCCAAGGCGAGGGCACCGCCACTGAAGcagctggagatggtgtcTTCAGTGACCCGGAAATGCTCGGCGCCCAGAGAAGAAGGTCTCGTACCTTTTTGGGCATGGGACCCAGACGCAGATCGACGGGTATTACTGATCCTGGCGAGATGTCTAGTGCTGAGGGCGCGGGTATGGATGTGGCGACGCGAAGGCAGCGCTATGTTGAGAAACAACGGCGTATCTTGGAGAAGTACCTCTCCGAGATGATCAGATGGCTCATGTTCAGAGCGGACAGCAACCGACTCTGCCGCTTCCTGGAACTGTCAGCGCTAGGTGTTCGTCTCGCCGCCGAGGGTAGCTACCATGGAAAGGAGTGCTATCTACACATCCAGTCCTCCAAGGGCCTGGACTTCCGCCGCGTTCTCACACCAGCCAAGGTAATCGCTCGTCACAGCCGCAAGTGGTTCCTTGTCCGACAGAGCTACATCGTGTGTGTCGAGTCTCCCGAGAACATGAACATCTATGATGTATATCTCGTCGACTCCAAGTTCAGCATTGCCTCAAAGAAGAACAAAATGAAGTCAATCGGCTCCAgccagaagaaggatgagatggattTGACGGTGGAAGCGCTTCCCGAGAAGCACCATACGCTCACCCTCCGCACATCCGAGCGTAAGGTGCGATTCTTCTCGCGCAACCAGTCCGTCATGAAGCAGTTTGAGGACTCGATCAATGAGATGCTGAAGCAGACCCCTTGGTTCCAGGAGAAGCGGTTCGACAGTTTCTCCCCTGTACGCACAAACGTGTTTGCTCAGTGGCTTGTCGACGGCCGTGATTACATGTGGAATGTCTCTCGAGCCATCAACATGGCCCGCGACGTCATCTACATCCACGACTGGTGGCTGAGCCCCGAGCTTTACATGAGAAGGCCAGCAGCTATCAGTCAGAAGTGGCGACTGGACAGACTTTTGCAAAAGAAGGCCCGAGAGGGCGTCAAGGTCTTTGTCATTGTCTACCGAAATGTCGAGGCCGCCATCCCCATCGACTCGGAGTACACCAAATTTTCCTTGCTCAACCTTCATCCCAACATCTTTGTTCAAAGATCACCGAACCAGTTCAAGAAGAACCAGTTCTTTTTCGCGCATCATGAGAAGATTTGCATTGTAGACCACGACGTTGCTTTCGTGGGAGGTATAGACTTGTGTTTTGGACGTTGGGATTGCCCCCAGCACCCGATTGTCGATGATAAGCCAACTGGTTTCGAGGTTTCCGAAATCCCCAAGGACGCGGAGCATTGCCAGCTCTTCCCTGGTAAGGACTACTCCAACCCTCGAGTCCAGGATTTCTTCAGGCTCAATGAGCCCTATGAGGAGATGTACGATCGAAGCAAGGTCCCCAGAATGCCCTGGCACGATGTGGCCATGCAGGTTGTTGGACAGCCCGCGAGAGATCTGACGCGCCATTTCGTTCAGCGATGGAACTACCTACGCCGTGGACGCAAGCCCACTCGTCCTCTGCCCTTCTTGCTGCCTCCGCCTGACGCAAAAATGGACGAGTTGGAGGCTCTCGGACTCACTGGCACTTGTGAGGTCCAGATCCTTCGATCAGCCTCCACTTGGTCCTTGGGAATTGAGCAGACCGAGCACAGCATCCAAAACGCCTACATCAAGATGATCGAGGACTCGGATCACTTTGTTTATATGGAAAACCAATTCTTCATCACGAGCACTGAGGCATATAATACCCGGATCGTGAACCGAATTGGAGATGCCTTGGTTGAGCGTATTATCCGGGCCCACGAAAACGACGAAGACTGGCGATGTGCCATTGTCATCCCCTTGATGCCCGGTTTCCAGAACACCGTGGACGAGCAGGAGGGCACAAGTGTTCGCCTCATTCTCATGTGCCAGTTCGCGAGTATCTGTAGAGGAGAGCAATCCATCTTTGGCAGACTCCGAGCCGCCGGCATTGACCCAGAGGACTACATTGGCTTCTACTCTCTTCGACAATGGGGCATCATGAGCAACGATGTGCTCGTGACTGAGCAGCTCTACATCCACGCAAAGACTATCATTGTCGATGACCGGGTGGCCCTTATTGGCTCTGCCAACATCAACGAGCGATCCATGCTTGGCAGTCGTGATTCCGAGTGTGCTGCCATTGTTCGCGACACAGACATGATCATGTCGACAATGGCTGGAAAGCCGTATCAGGTCGGCCGCTTCGCTCACACGCTCCGTCTGCGTCTTATGCGAGAACATCTTGGCTTGGATGTTGATGAgatcttggaggaggagcgccgCGAGGAACTCGATCGCCAGGACtttgagaaggagatggaagaTATCTACAACGAGGATGTTGCCTCTCCCGAATCTTCTACCTCCAACTCCAAGCGCCCAGAGCCTCTGCAGATCCCCAGCTTCAACCACGACCTTGATGTTACTACTGCCCGCGAGATCGACACCTCCAGTACCAGTGACAACCAAGAAGCAACGCCAGATATTGCCCAGGCTGAAGGCAAGAGAAAGCATGAGCTGGATGTTACTGGATACGGCCCTGACCGATGGAAGAGTGCCGAGAAAACTGGCCTGGACGCAGGTCGTGACTCCGTCATTGTCAATGGCCGAGAAGTCCTTGTCAATAACGTTAGCAACGAGGGCAAGGGCACGCTTGAGTCTCCCAGGGAAGCACACCAGCATCCTCCTCTGGCGGACAACAGATATCTCGAGCCCGGCCACGCCAACAACGATGGACTTCCTCCTGTGCCCGCTTTGAATCGACGGACCACCGACCAACTGGGACTGCCTCGACCAGCACAGCTGCCTTCATTGCCGATCAGCGATGACACTGACATTGGAGGACCTGCACTACATGTTGACCCTGAGTCTGGAAAGCTGACCAATGGCGCGTTCCACCCGATGGCCGCAGACATTCACCCTGCCCACATCGACAAGGACTGTATGAAAGATCCGGTCAACCCCAACTTCTTTGACGAGATTTGGAACCGCGCTGCTCAgaacaacaccaagctctACCGCCGCGTCTTCCGCTGCATGCCTGACTCTGAGGTGAGCACTTGGGCCGAGTATCGCGAATACATGGCCTATGGCGAAAGGTTCCGCTCAAGCATGGAGGGACGAAGCCGGTCAAGGGGCGAAGATTCCGAATTCCCTCCTTCTTCGCGACACCGTGGTTCCACCTCTGCTGGTGCCGGCGTGGGCGCGCCAGGACCGGAGGTGTTGGCCAAGGCTGCTCAGACGGAAGCCGAGAAGGCAGCTGGAAAGCTGACTGAGAAGCTGCCGTTTTCTGGACATCACGATGATGATAGAATCAAGATCGTTATTCCTGACGACGGACCGCGGGCTATGGACGAGAAGCAAGCATTGCATGATGGTGAGGGAGGCTCATCTCGACCAAACACAGGCCTGGACAGCGAGAGTGCCGTTGACACTCAACGGCCGATAGAGGCGCCTTCTCCCGTTTACTCGGTGGGAGATGTGCCATTCCCTGCTTTTGAGAGCAACAACGGAAGGTTCTTGGAGCCGCAGACAAGTACCAAGAACAGGGAGCGTCGAACGACCTTTTCAACCCTGGAGAAGCCGTCCTCGCGAGAGACTAACGCTCCCCCGCCTGGTCAGTTTGGTTCGGTGAAGCGTAGGCGCCGCGCAACCACTAAGAACAGCCGGCGTGGCGGGTTCACCGTTGACGATATGCCGTCGCGCACTGAAGCCGAGGAACTTTTGAATATGGTACAGGGGAACATTGTGCAGTTCCCTTACGACTGGCTTCTTACCGAGGAGCAGAACGGAAACTGGGGCTACCAAGTGGATGGCGTTGCCCCCTTGGCTATCTA CAATTAA
- a CDS encoding 5-demethoxyubiquinone hydroxylase, mitochondrial, which yields MASTRALVRPLCTIGARPVASFYGPCVRSIATTSNAQASVTAGSSGAPKKRKPLTKEQSDFLDSALRVNQAGELAAVLIYAAQSPVILRSKPHLRKLMAHMYDQEDGHFKTFNSLIHKHRIRPTALYPLWSVMATGLGWSTAMMGYEAAMACTEAVETEIGGHYNEQIRTLLEMITQWEAEGYEVGEELSELVKTLRRIRDEELEHLDHAVEHDARKAEPHWLLTGVIRAGCRGAIWVSERV from the exons ATGGCCTCGACTCGAGCTCTTGTACGGCCTCTGTGCACTATAGGGGCCCGGCCAGTTGCCTCTTTCTACGGACCATGCGTCCGTTCCATTGCGACAACCTCCAATGCCCAGGCCTCAGTGACCGCCGGATCCTCTGGAGCtcccaagaagcgcaagccaCTTACCAAGGAGCAGAGTGACTTCCTTGACTCAGCT CTTCGCGTCAACCAAGCCGGCGAGCTCGCTGCCGTCCTCATCTACGCCGCCCAGTCCCCCGTCATCCTCCGCTCAAAGCCACACCTCCGCAAGCTGATGGCGCACATGTACGACCAGGAAGATGGCCACTTCAAGACCTTCAACAGCCTCATCCACAAGCACCGCATCCGACCTACCGCTCTCTACCCCCTATGGTCCGTCATGGCTACAGGCTTGGGCTGGTCAACTGCCATGATGGGCTACGAAGCTGCCATGGCCTGCACTGAAGCTGTCGAGACCGAGATTGGGGGCCACTACAATGAACAGATCCGAACGCTGTTGGAAATGATCACTCAGTGGGAGGCCGAGGGTTATGAAGTCGGCGAAGAGCTATCAGAACTCGTCAAGACCCTTCGAAGGATCAGggacgaggagctggagcatCTAGATCATGCTGTCGAGCACGACGCAAGAAAAGCAGAGCCTCACTGGCTACTCACCGGTGTCATCCGAGCAGGCTGTCGAGGTGCCATTTGGGTGAGTGAGAGGGTGTGA